The proteins below are encoded in one region of Delphinus delphis chromosome 4, mDelDel1.2, whole genome shotgun sequence:
- the CBS gene encoding cystathionine beta-synthase isoform X2, with protein MRDPTMPSETPQAEERSAGCPHLSGAHLGKGSLEKEPPGDKEVLWIRPDAPSRCSWQLGRPATSSPHRHTALEKSPKILPDILKKIGDTPMVRINKIGRNFGLKLAKCEFFNAGGSVKDRISLRMIEDAEREGTLKPGDTIIEPTSGNTGIGLALAAAVKGYHCIIVMPEKMSTEKVDVLRALGAEIVRTPTNARFDSPESHVGVAWRLRNEIPNSHILDQYRNASNPLAHYDITAEEILQQCDGRLDMLVASAGTGGTITGIARKLKEKCPGCKIIGVDPEGSILAEPEELNQTEQTAYEVEGIGYDFIPTVLDRTVVDTWFKSNDEDAFAFARMLIAQEGLLCGGSAGSAMSVAVKAAQELREEQRCVVILPDSVRNYMSKFLSDKWMLQKGFMKEEDLLVKKPWWWHLRVQELSLSAPLTVLPTVTCEHTIDILREKGFDQAPVVDESGVILGMVTLGNMLSSLLAGKVQPSDQVRKVIYKQFKQIHLTDPLGKLSHILEMDHFALVVHEQIQYHSHGESSKRQMVFGVVTAIDLLNFVAARERNQKTNSGSGGAGAAAQL; from the exons ATGAGAG ATCCCACCATGCCTTCTGAGACACCCCAAGCAGAAGAGAGGTCTGCAGGGTGCCCCCACCTCTCAGGGGCGCACCTGGGGAAAGGAAGCCTGGAAAAGGAGCCTCCGGGAGACAAGGAGGTCCTGTGGATCCGTCCCGATGCCCCGAGCAGGTGCTCCTGGCAGCTGGGCAGGCCTGCCACCAGCTCTCCACATCGCCACACTGCTCT GGAGAAGTCTCCCAAAATCCTGCCAGACATCCTGAAGAAGATTGGGGATACCCCGATGGTGAGGATTAACAAGATTGGGAGGAACTTCGGCCTGAAGT TGGCCAAGTGTGAGTTCTTCAACGCGGGCGGGAGCGTGAAGGACCGCATCAGCCTGCGAATGATTGAGGATGCTGAGCGCGAGGGGACCCTGAAGCCTGGGGACACCATCATCGAGCCGACGTCGGGGAACACAG GGATCGGGCTGGCCCTGGCTGCCGCGGTGAAGGGCTACCATTGCATCATTGTGATGCCAGAGAAGATGAGTACTGAGAAG GTGGACGTCCTGCGTGCCCTGGGGGCCGAGATCGTGAGGACACCCACCAACGCCAGATTCGACTCTCCTGAGTCACATGTGGGCGTGGCCTGGAGGCTGAGGAACGAGATCCCCAATTCTCACATCCTGGACCAG TACCGCAATGCCAGCAACCCTCTCGCTCACTATGACATCACGGCCGAGGAGATCCTGCAGCAGTGTGACG GGAGGCTGGACATGCTGGTGGCGTCGGCGGGCACGGGGGGCACCATCACGGGCATCGCCAGGAAGCTGAAGGAGAAGTGCCCTGGATGCAAG ATCATCGGGGTGGACCCCGAAGGCTCCATCCTCGCAGAGCCCGAGGAGCTGAACCAGACGGAGCAGACGGCCTACGAGGTGGAAGGGATCGGCTACGACTTCATCCCCACCGTGCTGGACCGGACG GTGGTGGACACGTGGTTCAAGAGCAACGACGAGGATGCCTTCGCCTTCGCGCGCATGCTGATCGCGCAGGAGGGGCTGCTGTGCG GCGGCAGCGCCGGCAGCGCCATGTCGGTGGCCGTGAAGGCCGCGCAGGAGCTCAGGGAGGAGCAGCGCTGCGTGGTGATCCTGCCGGACTCTGTGCGGAACTACAT GTCCAAGTTCCTGAGCGACAAGTGGATGCTGCAGAAGGGCTTCATGAAGGAGGAGGACCTCCTGGTGAAGAAGCCATG GTGGTGGCACCTCCGAGTTCAGGAGCTGAGCCTGTCGGCCCCGCTGACGGTGCTGCCTACGGTCACCTGTGAGCACACCATCGACATCCTCCGGGAGAAGGGCTTCGACCAGGCGCCCGTGGTGGACGAGTCGGG GGTGATCCTGGGGATGGTGACCCTGGGGAACATGCTGTCGTCCCTGCTCGCGGGGAAGGTTCAGCCTTCAGACCAAGTTCGAAAAGTCATCTACAAGCAGTTCAAACAG ATCCACCTGACGGACCCCCTGGGCAAGCTCTCACACATCCTGGAGATGGACCACTTCGCCCTGGTGGTCCACGAGCAGATCCAGT
- the CBS gene encoding cystathionine beta-synthase isoform X3: protein MPSETPQAEERSAGCPHLSGAHLGKGSLEKEPPGDKEVLWIRPDAPSRCSWQLGRPATSSPHRHTALEKSPKILPDILKKIGDTPMVRINKIGRNFGLKCELLAKCEFFNAGGSVKDRISLRMIEDAEREGTLKPGDTIIEPTSGNTGIGLALAAAVKGYHCIIVMPEKMSTEKVDVLRALGAEIVRTPTNARFDSPESHVGVAWRLRNEIPNSHILDQYRNASNPLAHYDITAEEILQQCDGRLDMLVASAGTGGTITGIARKLKEKCPGCKIIGVDPEGSILAEPEELNQTEQTAYEVEGIGYDFIPTVLDRTVVDTWFKSNDEDAFAFARMLIAQEGLLCGGSAGSAMSVAVKAAQELREEQRCVVILPDSVRNYMSKFLSDKWMLQKGFMKEEDLLVKKPWWWHLRVQELSLSAPLTVLPTVTCEHTIDILREKGFDQAPVVDESGVILGMVTLGNMLSSLLAGKVQPSDQVRKVIYKQFKQIHLTDPLGKLSHILEMDHFALVVHEQIQYHSHGESSKRQMVFGVVTAIDLLNFVAARERNQKTNSGSGGAGAAAQL, encoded by the exons ATGCCTTCTGAGACACCCCAAGCAGAAGAGAGGTCTGCAGGGTGCCCCCACCTCTCAGGGGCGCACCTGGGGAAAGGAAGCCTGGAAAAGGAGCCTCCGGGAGACAAGGAGGTCCTGTGGATCCGTCCCGATGCCCCGAGCAGGTGCTCCTGGCAGCTGGGCAGGCCTGCCACCAGCTCTCCACATCGCCACACTGCTCT GGAGAAGTCTCCCAAAATCCTGCCAGACATCCTGAAGAAGATTGGGGATACCCCGATGGTGAGGATTAACAAGATTGGGAGGAACTTCGGCCTGAAGTGTGAGCTCC TGGCCAAGTGTGAGTTCTTCAACGCGGGCGGGAGCGTGAAGGACCGCATCAGCCTGCGAATGATTGAGGATGCTGAGCGCGAGGGGACCCTGAAGCCTGGGGACACCATCATCGAGCCGACGTCGGGGAACACAG GGATCGGGCTGGCCCTGGCTGCCGCGGTGAAGGGCTACCATTGCATCATTGTGATGCCAGAGAAGATGAGTACTGAGAAG GTGGACGTCCTGCGTGCCCTGGGGGCCGAGATCGTGAGGACACCCACCAACGCCAGATTCGACTCTCCTGAGTCACATGTGGGCGTGGCCTGGAGGCTGAGGAACGAGATCCCCAATTCTCACATCCTGGACCAG TACCGCAATGCCAGCAACCCTCTCGCTCACTATGACATCACGGCCGAGGAGATCCTGCAGCAGTGTGACG GGAGGCTGGACATGCTGGTGGCGTCGGCGGGCACGGGGGGCACCATCACGGGCATCGCCAGGAAGCTGAAGGAGAAGTGCCCTGGATGCAAG ATCATCGGGGTGGACCCCGAAGGCTCCATCCTCGCAGAGCCCGAGGAGCTGAACCAGACGGAGCAGACGGCCTACGAGGTGGAAGGGATCGGCTACGACTTCATCCCCACCGTGCTGGACCGGACG GTGGTGGACACGTGGTTCAAGAGCAACGACGAGGATGCCTTCGCCTTCGCGCGCATGCTGATCGCGCAGGAGGGGCTGCTGTGCG GCGGCAGCGCCGGCAGCGCCATGTCGGTGGCCGTGAAGGCCGCGCAGGAGCTCAGGGAGGAGCAGCGCTGCGTGGTGATCCTGCCGGACTCTGTGCGGAACTACAT GTCCAAGTTCCTGAGCGACAAGTGGATGCTGCAGAAGGGCTTCATGAAGGAGGAGGACCTCCTGGTGAAGAAGCCATG GTGGTGGCACCTCCGAGTTCAGGAGCTGAGCCTGTCGGCCCCGCTGACGGTGCTGCCTACGGTCACCTGTGAGCACACCATCGACATCCTCCGGGAGAAGGGCTTCGACCAGGCGCCCGTGGTGGACGAGTCGGG GGTGATCCTGGGGATGGTGACCCTGGGGAACATGCTGTCGTCCCTGCTCGCGGGGAAGGTTCAGCCTTCAGACCAAGTTCGAAAAGTCATCTACAAGCAGTTCAAACAG ATCCACCTGACGGACCCCCTGGGCAAGCTCTCACACATCCTGGAGATGGACCACTTCGCCCTGGTGGTCCACGAGCAGATCCAGT
- the CBS gene encoding cystathionine beta-synthase isoform X1, with protein MRDPTMPSETPQAEERSAGCPHLSGAHLGKGSLEKEPPGDKEVLWIRPDAPSRCSWQLGRPATSSPHRHTALEKSPKILPDILKKIGDTPMVRINKIGRNFGLKCELLAKCEFFNAGGSVKDRISLRMIEDAEREGTLKPGDTIIEPTSGNTGIGLALAAAVKGYHCIIVMPEKMSTEKVDVLRALGAEIVRTPTNARFDSPESHVGVAWRLRNEIPNSHILDQYRNASNPLAHYDITAEEILQQCDGRLDMLVASAGTGGTITGIARKLKEKCPGCKIIGVDPEGSILAEPEELNQTEQTAYEVEGIGYDFIPTVLDRTVVDTWFKSNDEDAFAFARMLIAQEGLLCGGSAGSAMSVAVKAAQELREEQRCVVILPDSVRNYMSKFLSDKWMLQKGFMKEEDLLVKKPWWWHLRVQELSLSAPLTVLPTVTCEHTIDILREKGFDQAPVVDESGVILGMVTLGNMLSSLLAGKVQPSDQVRKVIYKQFKQIHLTDPLGKLSHILEMDHFALVVHEQIQYHSHGESSKRQMVFGVVTAIDLLNFVAARERNQKTNSGSGGAGAAAQL; from the exons ATGAGAG ATCCCACCATGCCTTCTGAGACACCCCAAGCAGAAGAGAGGTCTGCAGGGTGCCCCCACCTCTCAGGGGCGCACCTGGGGAAAGGAAGCCTGGAAAAGGAGCCTCCGGGAGACAAGGAGGTCCTGTGGATCCGTCCCGATGCCCCGAGCAGGTGCTCCTGGCAGCTGGGCAGGCCTGCCACCAGCTCTCCACATCGCCACACTGCTCT GGAGAAGTCTCCCAAAATCCTGCCAGACATCCTGAAGAAGATTGGGGATACCCCGATGGTGAGGATTAACAAGATTGGGAGGAACTTCGGCCTGAAGTGTGAGCTCC TGGCCAAGTGTGAGTTCTTCAACGCGGGCGGGAGCGTGAAGGACCGCATCAGCCTGCGAATGATTGAGGATGCTGAGCGCGAGGGGACCCTGAAGCCTGGGGACACCATCATCGAGCCGACGTCGGGGAACACAG GGATCGGGCTGGCCCTGGCTGCCGCGGTGAAGGGCTACCATTGCATCATTGTGATGCCAGAGAAGATGAGTACTGAGAAG GTGGACGTCCTGCGTGCCCTGGGGGCCGAGATCGTGAGGACACCCACCAACGCCAGATTCGACTCTCCTGAGTCACATGTGGGCGTGGCCTGGAGGCTGAGGAACGAGATCCCCAATTCTCACATCCTGGACCAG TACCGCAATGCCAGCAACCCTCTCGCTCACTATGACATCACGGCCGAGGAGATCCTGCAGCAGTGTGACG GGAGGCTGGACATGCTGGTGGCGTCGGCGGGCACGGGGGGCACCATCACGGGCATCGCCAGGAAGCTGAAGGAGAAGTGCCCTGGATGCAAG ATCATCGGGGTGGACCCCGAAGGCTCCATCCTCGCAGAGCCCGAGGAGCTGAACCAGACGGAGCAGACGGCCTACGAGGTGGAAGGGATCGGCTACGACTTCATCCCCACCGTGCTGGACCGGACG GTGGTGGACACGTGGTTCAAGAGCAACGACGAGGATGCCTTCGCCTTCGCGCGCATGCTGATCGCGCAGGAGGGGCTGCTGTGCG GCGGCAGCGCCGGCAGCGCCATGTCGGTGGCCGTGAAGGCCGCGCAGGAGCTCAGGGAGGAGCAGCGCTGCGTGGTGATCCTGCCGGACTCTGTGCGGAACTACAT GTCCAAGTTCCTGAGCGACAAGTGGATGCTGCAGAAGGGCTTCATGAAGGAGGAGGACCTCCTGGTGAAGAAGCCATG GTGGTGGCACCTCCGAGTTCAGGAGCTGAGCCTGTCGGCCCCGCTGACGGTGCTGCCTACGGTCACCTGTGAGCACACCATCGACATCCTCCGGGAGAAGGGCTTCGACCAGGCGCCCGTGGTGGACGAGTCGGG GGTGATCCTGGGGATGGTGACCCTGGGGAACATGCTGTCGTCCCTGCTCGCGGGGAAGGTTCAGCCTTCAGACCAAGTTCGAAAAGTCATCTACAAGCAGTTCAAACAG ATCCACCTGACGGACCCCCTGGGCAAGCTCTCACACATCCTGGAGATGGACCACTTCGCCCTGGTGGTCCACGAGCAGATCCAGT